The Glycine soja cultivar W05 chromosome 3, ASM419377v2, whole genome shotgun sequence genome window below encodes:
- the LOC114407809 gene encoding uncharacterized protein LOC114407809 — protein sequence MEAETRRKVEEMLLDILKKSNIKEATEFTIRVAASERLGIDLSDTASKHFVRSVVESFLLSVAANEKSKDAEKKKENEDIAAKNDDVAKKEDVVAANEEESRETEVLPKLKRDDPERVICHLSNRRNVAVKDFKGTTLVSIREFYMKDGKPLPGSKGISLSSEQWSTFKKSVPAIEEAIKKMEERIGSEPNGKQNGDVSNSVVDVAYLEPNSKQKGDASNSVVDVATLEPHGKQNGDASNSVVDVAPLEPHGKQNGDASNSVVDVAPLEPVVPIEVIRFDGKNFQFWAPQMELLLKQLKIDYVLDEPCPNPTLGKSAKAEDIAATKAAERRWLNDDLTCQRNILSHLSDPLYNLYANRKMSAKDLWEELKLVYLYEEFGTKRSQVKKYLEFQMVEEKAVIEQIRELNGIADSIAAAGIFIDDNFHVSAIISKLPPSWKDFCIKLMREEYLPYRKLMERIQIEEEYRYGVKRVVEYSYSMGGYHQAYKGGHRRADYKPALGMCRNRPEINARSVPCTVCGKRGHLSKHCWRRNDRQTNERKSEEDVRIPTEVDTQGATQ from the exons atggAAGCGGAAACTCGACGGAAAGTGGAGGAGATGCTGTTGGATATTCTGAAGAAATCCAATATTAAAGAAGCCACTGAGTTCACCATCCGAGTCGCTGCCTCCGAGCGTCTCGGCATCGACCTCTCCGACACCGCCAGTAAGCACTTCGTGAGATCCGTCGTCGAGTCTTTTCTTCTCTCCGTCGCGGCCAATGAAAAGTCCAAAGACgcagagaagaagaaggagaacgAAGATATTGCCGCCAAAAACGACGACGTAGCGAAGAAGGAAGATGTCGTTGCGGCCAACGAAGAAGAGTCCCGAGAGACAGAGGTGCTGCCCAAACTGAAGAGGGATGATCCCGAACGCGTTATTTGCCAC CTGTCCAACAGGAGGAACGTGGCGGTGAAAGATTTCAAAGGGACAACCCTGGTCTCAATTAGGGAGTTCTATATGAAAGATGGAAAACCACTTCCTGGTTCCAAAG GGATAAGTTTATCTTCGGAACAATGGTCGACCTTCAAGAAGAGTGTTCCTGCCATAGAGGAAGCTAtcaaaaagatggaagaaagGATAGG ATCGGAGCCTAATGGTAAGCAAAATGGAGATGTGTCAAATTCAGTTGTTGATGTTGCTTATCTTGAGCCTAATAGTAAGCAAaagggagatgcatcaaattcagttgttgatgttgctactCTTGAGCCTCATGGTAAGCAAaatggagatgcatcaaattcaGTTGTTGATGTTGCTCCTCTTGAGCCTCATGGTAAGCAAAATGGAGATGCATCAAACTCAGTTGTTGATGTTGCTCCTCTTGAGCCTGTCGTCCCTATTGAGGTCATCCGTTTTGATGGGAAGAATTTCCAATTCTGGGCTCCGCAGATGGAATTACTCTTGAAACAATTAAAGATTGACTATGTGCTTGATGAACCATGCCCGAACCCTACactaggcaaaagtgccaaggCTGAAGACATTGCTGCAACCAAGGCTGCAGAAAGGAGATGGCTGAACGATGATTTGACATGTCAACGCAATATCTTGAGCCATTTATCTGATCCTCTGTACAACCTCTATGCAAACAGAAAAATGAGTGCTAAGGATTTATGGGAAGAGTTAAAACTGGTTTATCTGTATGAGGAATTCGGAACCAAAAGATCTCAAGTGAAAAAGTATCTTGAATTTCAGATGGTTGAGGAGAAAGCAGTTATTGAGCAAATCCGAGAATTAAATGGCATTGCAGATTCTATTGCTGCTGCTGGAATTTTTATTGATGACAACTTTCATGTTAGTGCCATCATTTCAAAGCTTCCGCCATCCTGGAAGGACTTCTGCATCAAGTTAATGCGTGAGGAGTATCTACCTTACCGGAAGTTAATGGAACGCATACAGATAGAGGAAGAATATCGCTATGGAGTAAAACGAGTGGTCGAATATTCTTACAGTATGGGAGGATATCACCAGGCCTATAAAGGTGGACATAGGAGAGCTGACTATAAGCCGGCACTCGGAATGTGTAGGAATAGGCCAGAAATTAATGCCAGGAGCGTACCCTGTACTGTATGTGGCAAGAGGGGACATCTTTCTAAACATTGCTGGAGAAGAAATGACAGACAAACTAATGAGAGGAAATCAGAAGAGGATGTGCGTATACCTACAGAAGTTGATACTCAGGGTGCTACCCAGTAG
- the LOC114407810 gene encoding aspartyl protease family protein 2-like, producing MEEGNWVLFLTLAISLCVSGAFQIQTETLPLHTLPEPHILSETLSEPQETLSLSLHLHLHHIDALSSNKTPEQLFHLRLQRDAKRVEALLIQIHARRSAGSSFSSSIISGLAQGSGEYFTRIGVGTPARYVYMVLDTGSDVVWLQCAPCRKCYTQTDHVFDPTKSRTYAGIPCGAPLCRRLDSPGCSNKNKVCQYQVSYGDGSFTFGDFSTETLTFRRNRVTRVALGCGHDNEGLFTGAAGLLGLGRGRLSFPVQTGRRFNHKFSYCLVDRSASAKPSSVIFGDSAVSRTAHFTPLIKNPKLDTFYYLELLGISVGGAPVRGLSASLFRLDAAGNGGVIIDSGTSVTRLTRPAYIALRDAFRIGASHLKRAPEFSLFDTCFDLSGLTEVKVPTVVLHFRGADVSLPATNYLIPVDNSGSFCFAFAGTMSGLSIIGNIQQQGFRISYDLTGSRVGFAPRGCV from the coding sequence ATGGAAGAAGGGAATTGGGTTCTCTTCCTAACCCTGGCCATCAGCCTCTGTGTCTCCGGCGCATTCCAAATCCAAACCGAAACCTTGCCCCTCCACACCCTCCCTGAGCCACACATCCTCTCAGAAACCCTCTCAGAACCCCAAGAAACTCTCTCGCTCTCACTTCACCTCCACCTCCACCACATAGACGCCCTCTCCTCCAACAAAACCCCAGAGCAGCTCTTCCACCTCAGGCTCCAACGCGACGCCAAGAGAGTCGAAGCCCTCCTCATCCAAATCCACGCGCGCAGATCCGCCGGCTCCAGTTTCAGCAGCTCCATCATTTCGGGCCTAGCACAAGGCAGCGGCGAGTACTTCACGCGCATAGGAGTTGGCACACCCGCCAGATACGTCTACATGGTTTTAGACACCGGAAGCGACGTTGTTTGGCTCCAATGCGCCCCTTGCCGCAAATGTTACACCCAAACCGACCACGTCTTTGACCCCACCAAGTCCCGAACCTACGCCGGAATCCCCTGTGGGGCCCCTCTCTGCCGCCGCTTAGACTCCCCCGGTTGCAGCAACAAAAACAAGGTTTGCCAATACCAGGTTTCCTACGGCGACGGCTCCTTCACATTCGGCGATTTCTCCACCGAAACGCTCACGTTTCGAAGAAACAGAGTCACGCGCGTCGCGCTTGGCTGTGGCCACGACAATGAAGGACTTTTCACAGGCGCTGCTGGCCTTTTGGGCCTGGGCCGTGGGAGGTTATCGTTTCCGGTCCAGACCGGACGCCGTTTCAACCACAAATTCTCCTACTGCCTCGTCGACCGTTCCGCTTCGGCCAAACCCTCCTCTGTCATCTTCGGAGATTCCGCTGTTTCCCGAACCGCGCACTTCACTCCTCTCATCAAAAACCCTAAGCTTGACACTTTCTACTACCTCGAGCTCCTCGGGATCAGTGTCGGCGGAGCGCCGGTGCGCGGCCTCTCCGCCTCGCTCTTCCGCCTTGACGCCGCGGGAAACGGCGGCGTCATCATCGACTCCGGCACCTCAGTGACCCGCCTCACCCGACCTGCCTACATTGCCCTCCGGGACGCGTTCCGCATCGGGGCCTCGCATCTGAAGCGCGCGCCGGAGTTCTCGCTCTTCGACACGTGTTTCGATCTGTCCGGGCTCACGGAGGTGAAGGTACCTACGGTGGTGTTGCATTTCCGAGGTGCTGACGTGTCCTTGCCGGCGACGAATTACTTGATTCCGGTGGACAACAGTGGGAGCTTCTGCTTCGCGTTTGCCGGAACTATGAGTGGTTTGTCCATAATTGGTAACATCCAGCAACAAGGTTTCCGGATCTCGTATGATCTGACGGGTTCGCGGGTCGGGTTTGCACCGAGAGGTTGCGTTTGA